One part of the Streptomyces lydicus genome encodes these proteins:
- a CDS encoding MFS transporter — MSTPSELRSSRRPTTATAPHGLPGWLIALLAVASGMTVANLYYAQPLLSSLSDVFHTSTATAGALITLTQVGYVIGMLFLVPLGDRLEKRNLITVLLTVTTLALLAAGFATGFPMLLIASLVSGATSVVAQILVPFAAGLAPDHARGRIVGRVMSGLLTGILLSRTLSSLVSDLAGWRAVFLGSAALMAVLAVALRAALPQHAPTTTIPYHHVLRSTVRLVRTHPALLRRGLYQAAMFGAFSAFWTTVSFVLTGPRFHYSSVGVGVFALVGAAGAAIAPFAGHWADRGLVRPMTGIAFVVAALAFALAGFGGHSVVLIALAAILIDMAVQATLILGQHTVYQLDPAARARLNSAFIATFFAGGAIGSQLGSVVYHAGGWTALTAFGAALPVLALLYWFTERRQGAATKPSTAGR, encoded by the coding sequence ATGTCCACACCCTCCGAGCTCCGGAGCTCGCGCCGGCCCACCACCGCAACGGCCCCGCACGGCCTGCCGGGTTGGCTGATCGCGCTCCTGGCCGTCGCCTCCGGCATGACGGTTGCCAACCTGTACTACGCCCAGCCCCTGCTCTCCTCGCTGAGCGATGTCTTCCACACCAGCACGGCCACCGCCGGGGCACTGATCACACTGACCCAGGTCGGCTACGTGATCGGCATGCTCTTCCTGGTCCCGCTCGGCGACCGGCTGGAGAAGCGCAACCTGATCACTGTCCTGCTGACGGTCACCACCCTCGCGCTCCTCGCGGCCGGATTCGCCACCGGCTTCCCCATGCTGCTGATCGCCTCACTCGTCAGCGGGGCCACCTCGGTCGTCGCCCAGATCCTCGTGCCGTTCGCCGCCGGCCTCGCACCCGACCACGCCCGCGGCCGCATCGTCGGCCGGGTGATGAGCGGGCTGCTCACCGGCATCCTGCTCTCCCGCACGTTGAGCAGTCTGGTCTCCGACCTCGCCGGCTGGCGCGCCGTCTTCCTCGGTTCCGCCGCTCTGATGGCAGTGCTCGCCGTGGCGCTGCGCGCGGCCCTGCCGCAGCACGCGCCGACGACCACCATCCCGTACCACCACGTGCTGCGCTCCACCGTCCGGCTGGTGCGCACGCACCCGGCACTCCTGCGCCGTGGCCTCTACCAGGCGGCGATGTTCGGTGCCTTCAGTGCCTTCTGGACCACGGTCTCCTTCGTCCTGACCGGCCCTCGCTTCCACTACTCGTCGGTCGGGGTCGGCGTGTTCGCCCTCGTCGGCGCGGCCGGAGCGGCCATCGCCCCGTTCGCCGGGCACTGGGCCGACCGTGGGCTCGTACGTCCCATGACCGGCATCGCCTTCGTGGTCGCCGCTCTGGCCTTCGCGCTCGCCGGGTTCGGCGGACACAGCGTCGTACTGATCGCCCTGGCCGCGATCCTCATCGACATGGCAGTACAGGCCACCCTGATTCTCGGCCAGCACACCGTCTACCAACTCGACCCCGCCGCCCGTGCCCGCCTCAACAGTGCCTTCATCGCCACGTTCTTCGCGGGCGGAGCGATCGGCTCCCAACTCGGCTCCGTCGTGTACCACGCCGGAGGCTGGACCGCCCTCACCGCCTTCGGTGCGGCGCTGCCCGTCCTCGCTCTCCTTTACTGGTTCACCGAACGTCGGCAGGGGGCGGCAACGAAGCCGAGCACCGCGGGCAGGTAG
- a CDS encoding GNAT family N-acetyltransferase: MTQPAAAPTVQRVDAKHRYEILVDGKTAGLTAYRDHDDQRVFYHTEIDDAFAGQGLASLLVQQALSDVRASGKRVVAVCPYVAKFLKRHDEFADVADPVTPEVLRWLKTVLAQ; encoded by the coding sequence ATGACACAGCCCGCCGCCGCTCCGACCGTTCAGCGAGTCGACGCCAAGCACCGGTACGAAATCCTGGTCGACGGCAAAACCGCCGGCCTCACCGCGTACCGTGACCACGATGACCAGCGCGTCTTCTACCACACCGAAATCGACGACGCCTTCGCCGGGCAGGGCCTGGCCTCGCTCCTCGTCCAGCAGGCCCTGAGCGACGTACGCGCCTCCGGCAAACGCGTCGTAGCGGTCTGCCCCTACGTGGCGAAGTTCCTCAAGAGGCACGACGAATTCGCAGACGTGGCCGACCCCGTGACCCCCGAAGTCCTGCGGTGGCTGAAGACCGTGCTGGCGCAGTGA
- a CDS encoding pirin family protein, whose product MSNVEVDPTAPRRATGDHGRPAPQVDVLSARDVPLGGPRAMTVRRTLPQRARTLIGAWCFVDHYGPDDVADTGGMDVAPHPHTGLQTVSWLFSGEIEHRDSLGSHAFVRPGELNLMTGGYGISHSEASTADTTILHGVQLWVALPEEHRHTGRDFRHHVPSPVRRGGAEIRVFLGSLAGDTSPVRTFTPLLGAELVLDPRSTTTLPVPTDFEYGLLVDQGDVRMAGTLLRPAELGYLGTGNDTLTLTNETDAPARAVLLGGTPFEEQIVMWWNFIGRSHEDIVEARQAWESASDRFGSVDGYDGDRLPAPALPNATITPRKNPTHH is encoded by the coding sequence ATGAGCAACGTCGAAGTGGATCCCACCGCGCCGCGCCGCGCTACTGGCGACCACGGCCGGCCCGCGCCGCAGGTCGACGTGCTGTCCGCGCGGGACGTCCCGCTGGGCGGCCCAAGAGCGATGACGGTGCGGCGCACGCTGCCGCAGCGGGCCCGGACCCTGATCGGGGCCTGGTGCTTCGTCGACCACTACGGGCCGGACGACGTCGCCGACACGGGCGGCATGGACGTCGCTCCCCATCCGCACACCGGTCTGCAGACCGTGAGCTGGCTGTTCAGCGGGGAGATCGAGCACCGCGACAGCCTGGGCAGCCATGCCTTCGTACGGCCCGGCGAGCTGAATCTCATGACGGGCGGGTACGGCATCAGCCATTCGGAAGCCTCCACCGCCGACACCACGATCCTGCACGGCGTCCAGTTGTGGGTGGCTCTACCCGAAGAGCACCGGCACACCGGCCGTGACTTCCGGCACCACGTGCCGAGCCCGGTGCGGAGGGGCGGGGCGGAAATCAGGGTGTTCCTGGGATCCCTCGCAGGTGACACCTCCCCGGTGCGGACGTTCACGCCCTTGCTCGGCGCCGAACTCGTCCTCGATCCGCGCTCGACGACCACCCTCCCGGTGCCTACCGACTTCGAGTACGGCCTGCTCGTCGACCAAGGGGACGTCCGCATGGCCGGAACACTGCTGCGCCCGGCGGAACTGGGCTACCTCGGCACCGGAAACGACACGCTGACGTTGACGAACGAGACGGACGCCCCCGCTCGGGCGGTCCTGCTCGGCGGGACGCCGTTCGAGGAACAGATCGTCATGTGGTGGAACTTCATCGGCCGCAGCCACGAAGACATCGTCGAAGCCCGGCAAGCCTGGGAGAGCGCATCCGACCGCTTCGGCAGCGTCGACGGTTACGACGGCGACCGCCTTCCCGCCCCCGCCCTCCCGAATGCCACCATCACGCCGCGCAAGAACCCGACGCACCACTGA
- a CDS encoding carboxymuconolactone decarboxylase family protein: MSDTTADPATRRVFIDKQSPKAYHALVETAEAVRAVAAEAALDRGLVELINLRVSQINGCAYCLNVHTRAALRAGETPQRLGVLAAWRDTELFTEREQAALALAEVTTEPANAVAQERAYACARQVLDDDEISAVIWVAIAINAFNRVSILSKHRVTASPDSRSSRG; the protein is encoded by the coding sequence TTGAGTGACACCACAGCAGATCCGGCGACCCGGCGGGTCTTCATCGACAAGCAGAGCCCCAAGGCGTACCACGCACTGGTCGAGACGGCGGAAGCGGTCCGTGCGGTCGCCGCCGAGGCGGCGCTGGACCGTGGCTTGGTCGAGCTGATCAACCTCCGTGTGTCACAGATCAACGGCTGCGCCTACTGCCTCAACGTGCACACCAGGGCCGCGTTGCGCGCCGGCGAGACCCCCCAACGTCTGGGCGTGCTGGCCGCGTGGCGCGACACCGAACTGTTCACGGAGCGGGAGCAAGCGGCACTCGCCCTGGCGGAGGTAACCACCGAACCCGCGAACGCCGTCGCGCAGGAACGCGCCTACGCATGCGCTCGCCAGGTCCTCGACGACGACGAGATCTCCGCGGTGATCTGGGTGGCGATAGCCATCAACGCGTTCAACCGGGTCTCCATCCTGAGCAAGCACCGTGTCACAGCCTCCCCTGACAGTCGGTCCTCACGCGGGTGA
- a CDS encoding alpha/beta fold hydrolase, whose translation MSRSDSPTVVLVHGAFADASSFARVIPGLIARGLDVVAPAVPNRSLLGDSAYIASVVRQIPGPVVLVGHSYGGAVITVAGVEDNVRGLVYLAGYALEEGESLGELQGGFPDSDLAAALVHTSFPIEGSAAPGTEVSVQIEKFPSLFAADVDPRLASVLAVSQRPLAAQTFSEKAPKAAWKTKRSWGVVATADRTINPDVERYGYQRAGMTTVEVDSSHLVMLAHPERVIQLIEEAVRATAAD comes from the coding sequence TTGTCCCGTTCCGACAGCCCGACCGTCGTCCTGGTCCACGGGGCCTTCGCCGACGCCTCCAGCTTCGCCCGCGTCATCCCGGGACTGATCGCCCGTGGCCTGGACGTGGTGGCGCCGGCGGTGCCCAACCGCAGCCTGCTCGGCGACTCCGCCTACATCGCCTCGGTTGTCCGTCAGATACCTGGACCTGTCGTCCTGGTCGGACACTCCTACGGCGGTGCCGTCATCACCGTCGCCGGCGTGGAGGACAACGTCAGGGGGCTGGTCTACCTGGCCGGTTACGCCCTGGAAGAAGGCGAGAGCCTGGGCGAGCTGCAGGGCGGCTTCCCCGACTCCGACCTCGCCGCCGCGCTCGTCCACACCTCCTTCCCGATCGAGGGTTCCGCTGCTCCCGGCACCGAGGTGTCGGTCCAGATCGAGAAGTTCCCCTCCCTCTTCGCCGCCGACGTCGACCCCCGCCTCGCCTCCGTACTCGCCGTCTCCCAGCGTCCGCTCGCCGCTCAGACCTTCAGCGAGAAGGCACCGAAGGCGGCTTGGAAGACCAAGCGCTCGTGGGGTGTGGTCGCCACAGCCGACCGCACCATCAATCCGGATGTGGAGCGATATGGCTACCAACGGGCCGGCATGACCACCGTCGAGGTCGACTCCTCGCACCTGGTGATGCTCGCCCACCCCGAGCGCGTCATCCAGCTGATCGAGGAGGCCGTACGGGCCACCGCCGCCGACTGA
- a CDS encoding alpha/beta fold hydrolase, with amino-acid sequence MPYITVGQENSTSIDLYYEDHGTGRPVVLIHGFPLDGHSWERQSAVLLDAGYRVITYDRRGFGQSSQPTTGYDYDTFAADLNTVMETLDLRDAVLVGFSMGTGEVARYVSTYGSARVSKVAFLASLEPCLLKTDDNPDGVAPKEFFDGIVAAVKADRYAYYTAFYKDFYNLDENLGTKISEEAVRNSWNVSAGGGFFAAAAAPSTWYTDFRADIPAIDVPALILHGTGDRILPVEGTARPFHKALPSADYVEIEGAPHGLLWTHAEEVNTALLAFLAK; translated from the coding sequence TTGCCGTACATCACCGTGGGCCAGGAGAACTCCACCAGCATCGACCTCTACTACGAGGACCACGGCACCGGCCGGCCGGTCGTCCTCATCCACGGCTTCCCGCTCGACGGCCACTCCTGGGAGCGGCAGAGCGCCGTGCTGCTGGACGCGGGCTACCGCGTGATCACCTATGACCGCCGCGGCTTCGGGCAGTCGAGCCAGCCGACGACCGGCTACGACTACGACACCTTCGCAGCGGACCTGAACACGGTGATGGAGACCCTCGACCTGCGGGACGCCGTCCTGGTCGGCTTCTCGATGGGCACCGGTGAGGTCGCCCGCTACGTGTCCACCTACGGCTCCGCCCGGGTCTCCAAGGTCGCTTTCCTGGCCTCGCTGGAGCCCTGCCTGCTCAAGACGGACGACAACCCCGACGGGGTCGCCCCGAAGGAGTTCTTCGACGGCATCGTCGCGGCAGTCAAGGCGGACCGCTACGCGTACTACACGGCCTTCTACAAGGACTTCTACAACCTGGACGAGAACCTCGGTACCAAGATCAGCGAGGAAGCGGTCCGCAACAGCTGGAACGTGTCGGCGGGTGGCGGCTTCTTCGCCGCCGCGGCCGCGCCGTCGACCTGGTACACCGATTTCCGGGCCGACATCCCGGCCATCGACGTCCCGGCCCTGATCCTGCACGGTACAGGCGACCGGATCCTGCCCGTCGAGGGAACCGCGCGGCCGTTCCACAAGGCGCTCCCGTCCGCCGACTACGTGGAGATCGAGGGCGCCCCGCACGGCCTGCTGTGGACCCACGCGGAAGAGGTCAACACCGCGCTCCTCGCCTTCCTGGCGAAGTGA